Proteins from one Panicum virgatum strain AP13 chromosome 7K, P.virgatum_v5, whole genome shotgun sequence genomic window:
- the LOC120640316 gene encoding UDP-glycosyltransferase 79-like, with protein MGSESAGAASSSSTSSTTVHHEAGGAHVLLLPYPGAQGHTNPLLQFGRRLAYLGLRPTLVCSRYVLSTTPPPGEPFRVAAISDGFDDGGAASCPDLSEYSRQLQAVGSETLAELLRSEASEGRPVRVLVYDPHLSWARRVAKAAGVAAAAFLSQPCSVDIVYGEVWAGRLELPVTDGRELFARGLLGVELGPDDVPPFAARPDWCPVFHEASVRQFEGLEEADDVLVNSFHAIEPKEADYMALTWRAKTIGPSLPSFYLDDDRLPFNKTYGFNLFSSNVSCLAWLDKQLPCSVVLVSYGTVSDYDEAQLEELGNGLCNSGKPFLWVVRANEEHKLSDELRNKCEQHGLIVSWCNQLDVLAHKATGCFFTHCGWNSTLEAIVNGVPMVAIPHWADQPTISKYMESVWGLGVRVRKDEKGLVTRDEVERCIKEVMDGDRKDKYRTNATMWMQKAKEAMQKGGSSDKNIAEFASKYSSSH; from the exons ATGGGCAGCGagagcgccggcgccgcctcgtcttcatccacctcctccaccaccgtccaccacgaggccggcggcgcgcacgtCCTGCTGCTGCCGTACCCAGGGGCGCAGGGCCACACCAACCCTCTGCTCcagttcggccgccgcctcgcatACCTCGGGCTCCGCCCCACGCTCGTCTGTTCGCGGTACGTTCTCTCCACCACCCCGCCACCAGGGGAGCCCTTCAGGGTGGCCGCCATCTCCGACGGCTTCGACGACGGCGGGGCAGCCTCGTGCCCCGACCTCAGCGAGTACTCCCGCCAGCTGCAGGCCGTCGGCTCCGAGACGCTGGCGGAGCTGCTCCGGTCCGAGGCCTCCGAGGGGCGGCCCGTGCGCGTGCTGGTTTACGACCCGCACCTGTCGTGGGCGCGCCGGGTGGCGAAggcggccggcgtggcggcCGCAGCGTTCCTGTCGCAGCCGTGCTCCGTGGATATCGTCTACGGCGAGGTGTGGGCGGGGCGGCTGGAGCTGCCCGTGACGGACGGGAGAGAGCTGTTCGCGCGCGGGCTGCTGGGAGTCGAGCTCGGGCCCGACGACGTGCCGCCGTTCGCCGCGAGGCCGGACTGGTGCCCGGTGTTCCATGAGGCGTCCGTCAGGCAGTTCGAGGGGCTGGAGGAGGCCGACGACGTGCTCGTCAACTCATTCCACGCCATCGAACCCAAG GAGGCAGATTATATGGCACTGACATGGCGTGCAAAGACAATAGGCCCATCCTTGCCATCATTTTATCTTGACGATGACCGATTGCCGTTCAACAAGACTTATGGTTTCAACCTCTTCAGCAGCAACGTGTCATGCCTGGCTTGGCTTGACAAGCAGCTTCCATGCTCTGTAGTCCTTGTATCGTATGGGACCGTATCTGATTACGACGAAGCACAGTTGGAAGAGCTTGGCAATGGGTTGTGCAATTCTGGAAAACCCTTCCTTTGGGTTGTGAGGGCAAATGAAGAACACAAGTTGTCTGATGAACTCCGTAATAAGTGCGAACAACATGGCCTTATTGTTTCTTGGTGCAACCAGTTAGATGTCCTAGCACATAAAGCCACAG GCTGTTTCTTCACCCACTGCGGATGGAACTCCACATTGGAAGCAATTGTTAATGGTGTGCCAATGGTGGCAATACCACACTGGGCAGACCAGCCAACCATATCAAAATACATGGAGAGTGTGTGGGGCTTGGGCGTCCGGGTGCGCAAGGATGAGAAAGGCTTGGTAACGAGAGACGAGGTGGAAAGGTGCATTAAGGAGGTTATGGATGGGGATAGGAAGGATAAGTACAGGACGAATGCCACCATGTGGATGCAAAAGGCCAAGGAAGCTATGCAAAAAGGAGGGAGCTCAGACAAGAATATTGCTGAATTTGCCTCAAAGTATTCATCAAGCCATTAA
- the LOC120639969 gene encoding senescence-specific cysteine protease SAG39-like has translation MTTRRSSAAFLFAAAALACTCALGAMAGLAARDLADHQAIVAKHEQWMAKYGRVYRDAAEKARRLEVFKANVAESVNARNHKFWLEANQFADLTDDEFRATRTGYKPASGKGRRTTTGFRYANVSLDGIPDSVDWRAKGAVTPIKDQGECGCCWAFSTVASMEGIVKLSTGKLISLSEQELVDCDVNGMDMGCNGGEMDDAFQFIIDNGGLTTESNYPYTASDGTCDSSKASNDAASIKGYEDVPANDEASLRKAVANQPVSVAVDGGDSHFRFYKGGVLSGTCGTELDHGIAAVGYGVASDGTKYWIMKNSWGTSWGEGGYIRMERDIADEEGLCGLAMQPSYPTA, from the exons ATGACTACTCGTCGCTCATCGGCGGCTTTCCtcttcgccgccgctgccctcgccTGCACCTGCGCGCTCGGTGCCATGGCGGGCTTGGCGGCGCGCGACCTCGCTGATCACCAGGCCATAGTGGCCAAGCACGAGCAGTGGATGGCCAAGTACGGCCGCGTCTACAGAGACGCCGCCGAGAAGGCGCGGCGGCTCGAGGTGTTCAAGGCCAACGTCGCCGAGTCCGTCAACGCCAGGAACCATAAGTTCTGGCTGGAGGCCAACCAGTTCGCCGACCTCACCGACGACGAGTTCAGGGCCACCCGGACCGGTTACAAGCCGGCCAGCGGCAAGGGCCGGAGGACGACGACAGGGTTCAGGTACGCCAACGTCAGCCTCGATGGCATCCCGGATTCCGTCGACTGGAGGGCCAAGGGCGCCGTCACGCCCATCAAGGACCAAGGCGAATGCG GGTGCTGCTGGGCGTTCTCGACGGTGGCGTCCATGGAGGGCATCGTGAAGCTGAGCACGGGGAAGCTGATCTCCCTGTCGGAGCAGGAGCTCGTGGACTGCGACGTCAACGGCATGGACATGGGCTGCAACGGCGGCGAGATGGATGACGCCTTCCAGTTCATCATCGACAACGGCGGCCTCACCACCGAGAGCAACTACCCGTACACCGCCTCCGACGGCACCTGCGACTCCAGCAAGGCGTCCAACGACGCCGCGTCCATCAAGGGGTACGAGGACGTGCCGGCCAACGACGAGGCATCCCTGCGCAAGGCGGTGGCCAACCAGCCGGTGTCGGTCGCCGTCGACGGAGGGGACTCCCACTTCCGGTTCTACAAGGGCGGCGTCCTCTCCGGCACGTGTGGCACGGAGCTCGACCACGGGATCGCCGCCGTCGGGTACGGCGTGGCGAGTGACGGCACCAAGTACTGGATCATGAAGAACTCGTGGGGCACGTCGTGGGGTGAAGGCGGCTACATCCGGATGGAGAGGGACATTGCAGATGAGGAGGGCTTGTGCGGCCTCGCCATGCAGCCTTCCTACCCGACAGCATAG
- the LOC120642925 gene encoding senescence-specific cysteine protease SAG39-like has product MAISKTAFLIAILVCTFLCSSVLAARELSDAAMVERHERWMAEYGRAYKDSAEKAQRFEVFKDNVAFIESFNAGNTKFWLAVNQFADLTIDEFKATKVNKGLKPISTRVPTGFKYENISVNELPTAVDWRTKGAVTPIKNQGQCGCCWAFSAVAAMEGIVKLSTGNLISLAEQELVDCDIHSMDEGCEGGWMDSAFEFVIKNGGLTTESSYPYKAVDGKCKGGSKSAATIKGYEDVPANNEAALMKAVANQPVSVAVDAGDRTFMFYSGGVMTGSCGTELDHGIAAIGYGVESDGTKYWLLKNSWGTTWGEKGFLRMEKDISDKRGMCGLAMKPSYPTE; this is encoded by the exons ATGGCCATCTccaagacggctttcctcattGCCATCCTTGTCTGCACCTTCTTGTGTAGTTCTGTCCTAGCGGCTCGTGAGCTGAGCGATGCAGCCATGGTGGAGAGACACGAGAGGTGGATGGCAGAGTATGGCCGTGCCTACAAGGACTCAGCTGAGAAGGCGCAGCGGTTTGAGGTGTTCAAGGATAATGTTGCGTTCATTGAGTCGTTCAATGCTGGGAACACCAAGTTCTGGCTTGCTGTCAACCAGTTTGCTGACCTCACCATCGATGAGTTCAAAGCGACCAAAGTGAACAAAGGTTTGAAACCAATTTCGACAAGGGTTCCAACTGGATTCAAGTATGAGAACATTAGTGTCAATGAGCTTCCAACAGCCGTGGACTGGAGGACCAAGGGAGCCGTCACACCGATCAAGAACCAAGGCCAATGTG GTTGCTGCTGGGCATTCTCGGCTGTAGCCGCCATGGAGGGCATTGTCAAGCTGAGCACCGGCAACCTCATCTCACTCGCCGAGCAAGAACTGGTAGATTGTGACATCCACAGCATGGACGAGGGCTGCGAGGGCGGCTGGATGGACAGTGCCTTTGAATTTGTCATCAAGAACGGAGGGCTCACAACAGAGTCCAGCTATCCATACAAGGCAGTGGATGGCAAGTGCAAGGGTGGATCCAAGAGCGCTGCAACCATCAAAGGTTACGAGGATGTGCCAGCCAACAACGAGGCTGCACTCATGAAGGCAGTGGCCAATCAACCCGTGTCCGTTGCCGTCGATGCAGGTGACAGAACGTTTATGTTTTATTCTGGTGGTGTGATGACTGGCTCCTGCGGCACTGAACTTGACCATGGGATCGCTGCAATTGGGTATGGCGTGGAGAGTGATGGCACAAAGTATTGGCTTTTGAAGAACTCATGGGGTACCACATGGGGAGAGAAGGGATTCCTGAGAATGGAGAAGGACATTTCTGACAAACGGGGCATGTGTGGCCTTGCCATGAAGCCCTCCTACCCCACTGAGTAG